atttctttattattataataatagcCCACCCACCTACTTTCTTCCTTTGACCATTCTCATTCTCTCTGTCTCTAATTGTAATTCtatatgtaaacatatatacttGGATCtcttatgcatacaataaacagcACATTATTATTAGTCACAAATTAAGGTAGAAACTTTTGTGCAATAACGtatcaaaactttatatatatatatataagcgtATTCCACATTCTCAAGCTTTGAACTTATCAAAACGACTAACGTGCTTTGGGGGCTTCTTCATCTGTTCACATAACTCAAATTAATCtcaattattaaaaaatcaaacctGAATTTCGAAAACTTTAATTATCTTGTGGCTAGTCAAGCATTTACACAGACGAAAAcaagttcaaattttttttctttattttatgttCCACAATACGTGTTAAAAAAAGTACTCACTGAATTTTCTGCTTAGACTTTGACATTATACTCGATCGTACgtagtatatatttttcaaaagggatgggttgtatatatatataggtgaagATTGGTAGGTCATAATCATATTCAAAATAAgtaacatacatacataacataCATTCAAGTCTTGCATATATTGTACGTATAGCCCATGTATAATCAAATTAAGCAAGTTAACTCATCAAATACGTATATATAGTAAAAGCTATTGTCTTAATTGAaggttttgagttttttctaATCATTTTCAGTGTCAATTTTGTATGTATTTCTACTTTTTAGTGATCATGAATCATGTACTAATTAAGGTTTATGTTTGAATATGTTTTCCGGGTTTAAACAAATTCTTGGTGTATGTATAAACAAATTCGGGTTTAAACAAATTCGCGCAGTTATCGATCGTCTGAATGTTGGATTAACATCTAGCTAGCTAATCACTTGAAGAAATCTGAACCACAAAGTTATATCCAAAGAGCACCGGCCAAGATTCATTTGTTGATTCAAGTAGAAGAAATTCAGTCAATTTGAACAACTGTGATGCTTGACACTACTACTAGCCTTTCTTTCAAGAATCTTTTACAACAACTTAAAACACCAGAGCCCAGAGGTTCGGATATTAAAACGGGGGGTTTGACATCTCCTGGGTCAACAGTCTTTTTTTCGCCTCGACCCGTTAGTGAAGTCAATGCTGCTGCTACTAGAGTTCAGAAAGTATACAAAAGTTATCGAACACGAAGGAATCTAGCCGATTGTGCTGTTGTTATTGAGGAGCTCTGGTAAGTTTCAGTGTAACATTTAATCCACCATGGTATGTCGGCACAAATAAAATCGAGTCATGGGTTGACTcaaaaatgtcaaaactatgactCGATTTGTTGAATATATAAGCTAGCTAGTCTTAAGTTTGAATTGGATCGTGCGTTGTAGGTGGAAGGCTTTGGATTTTGCAGCCTTGGACCACAGTTCGGTTTCATTTTTCAATGTTGAAAAACCAGAAACCGCGACTTCACGGTGGGCCAGGGCTCGGACTAGAGCGGCTAAAGTGGGAAAGGGTCTATCCAAGAACGAAAAAGCTCAGAAATTGGCCTTGCAACATTGGCTTGAAGCTGTGAGTATATTCTATCTATGATTTAATTATTAGTTTCATATCATGGTACTTTGAAGACTTGTTAACATGtgttcctatatatatatggcgcAATTATCAATATCTGCTAaactatatatctttaaaactcAATGTCCTTGATGCCACTTGCAGATTGACCCCCGCCATCGTTATGGCCATAATCTGAACATATACTATGATCTCTGGTTTGGAAGTGAAAGCAGTCAACCTTTCTTCTATTGGTACGTTCTGTCAACCTACAATCATAATCGAGCCAAATTTTTGGGCATGTTTATAGCTAGGCCGGTAAGCTACAAATTAATGCTGAGTtcaaatatcataataatagtACTGTTGTTTACACATGAAGCTAGGTTGGATGTTGGAGATGGGAAAGAAATAAATCTTGAAAAGTGTTCGAGGGCCCGTCTACAACAACAGTGCATCAAATATTTAGGCCCCGTAAGCTTCTTTCTTGCTACCTTCTtacttttcatatataattgCGCTTCAGCTAGCTACTTTCAATCAGTGTATATTAAATGACACCCTTTCACATCAACATCTAATGAAACAGAACGAACGGGAATCATACAAAGTGATAGTTGAAAATGGGAAGcttatttatagacaaagtggTTTGCTTTTGGAAACTCTTGAGGGTTCTAAATGGATCTTTGTTCTAGACACATCGAAAAATTTATACGTTGGCCAAAAAAAGAAAGGTTTGTTTCAACATTCAAGTTTTCTAGCCGGTGGTGCCACCACTGCTGCTGGAAGATTGGTGGCCCATGGTGGCATTCTTGAGGTAAAATTCAACAATGTATAGTATACACACTTCATCCTTTTTGTCATTAATAGATATGTTTTCTTTAACCATTTCTCATTATTTTTTCAGGCTATCTGGCCTTACAGTGGTCACTACCTCCCAACTGAAGAAAACTTTAGGGACTTCATCTACTTCTTGGAGGAAAACAATGTTGATCTCACGAATGTTAAGGTACGATAATATTTTGCAATCCAAGCATTGTTAGGTCATACACCTATGCATCATCTACTTCTTGGAGTCATATTGTAATTACCTGTGATTTTTTGTTTCCTAATAATTTGCCACTGGTTAATGCAGAGATGCTCGGTTGATGACGATGACATGGGCTTTTCATTTAAGGTCACCCAACCCGAAACGAGGCCTAAACCATTAGTCATTCCACGTACAAGACCACAAGACATTTTACGTTCGCCTACCAATGCAAAATGTGCAATCACACCCACCTTTATTCAAGGAATAAACGCAGCTCCCATTTCAGCCCGTTTCCAAGAACCTAACCACTATTCTAGCAAATGGACCTCAGGAACTGGTCCACGTATTGGCATTGTTCGGGATTACCCAACTGAGCTCCAATTCCGTGCGCTTGAACAAGTTAACTTATCTCCTCGTATTGCCCAAGGGAGCTTCGGGCCAATCCCATCACCCAGACCGTGCCCGAACGTTAGGCTCTCTCCGAGGATTTCATACATGGGTCTGCCTAGTCCCAGGACCCCAATCACTGCTAAactaatttaaacttttttagttaagttttgacttttgactctTTTTTATAGAGTAGGAGACTTTTACTTTACAAAGTAAAAGGCCAAACTGCATATATCAAGTTGGAGTATAAAGGAATGGACCCCTCATGTCTGTTTAAATTCACTTTATTTAGTAATATCTTATTCATTCATTTCTTTAGAAGATAATATTCTAATTGGTGTTAAATGGCAATGGTTTTGCGGTAGTTTTGATCACTGCTCGTTTTAGGACAGTTGAGTTTGTGCGTTTACCTTGTTTATTGATTATTTCATCTCattgtaaataaaatatatatatgtatctttcTCTAATGCAAGCAAACATTGATTATTTTCTTCTACTCATGTAATGCGGGTGCAACAAAAGATTCATGAGGTACATGTATTTATCTAGCGAAGTTTGTCTCATACTTCCATTCATTCCGGACGAGCATTATCTAAAAATTCGCTTttaataagtaaatgggttgcaTTTATGTTCCTTTCATTTCGCTCGTAGCTAACACGGTAATCAACCCACTttttcctcatcatcatcgtccTATTCTGTGTAATATCAACCTAGCTTCATTGGCAATAAAAATTATCAGACACAATTGTGGTACAACTGGTCTCTTTTTTGTTTAATCCGAGTTTCAGCTTTACTCATTTTTAGTTCAAGTTCACGATATCTAGGCTATATTCGATCGGTAAACATAATGTCACGCCAAAAACTCAATTCGTATTAATATGGTCAGTTTGTCAATGGTCAAATTTGTTTTCTATGTTCAAACAAGACATAACGTCCCATTAAAATTTCCTTTTCAAAGACTTCAAATGTTAACCACACCCGTCATTACCGCCGTCGTTGCATTGCGCGGACACCAATTTAGTAGATATAAAAGTATGTCAACATCTGATTAAGTTTCAAAAAATCACATCTATAAACATCCAAACACCTCAATCACACAACAAATATTATGGATCCATATCAAAAACACCATAAacaccaataaattaaaaagtacgtactcgtattatttataATCCCATCTTGACACTGACTCaacaattaaatcaaatttgctTTTAACCAATGATAATGTGCAAAAATCAAACTTATTAAAGATAGTCAAAGAACATGCATGGTCTTGACGACAAAACCACCAAGAATGGGTAACCTTTGTTCAAACGAGTCGAACAGGCGGGGTCATgatttaaaaccataaaaaacttTAGTATAACTGTCTTTGATCCACCTAAAGCTTTTCTTGAAAGACCCTTTAACTTTTTCTTCAGCGGCATAAGCTTTATAGTTAGCAACCCTTTTTTTCCTTCGCATTTCTGGATCAGTGACACTCCACATTCTTGAAATTGACTTGCTGCTGTTGACTTTCTTGAACTCCACAACAGTTGGGCTGTTGTTGTCATTTGTACTGTAGCATCTGAAGTcttgataaggctcgatttgcATATTGTGATCATTATAGGACTTGGATCTCATTTCTTCCATATGTACGTACgtatttgtgtgtttttcttgaATAAAGTTTGTACCTTTATATCGTGATCAAAAGTATAAAGTATATGAACataataaaagtgaaaattaGAGATGGCCCTCGTACGTATGTGTGTGGTCTGAGTTGGCGTGGCGATCTTCATATATAGGATCTattcatggtaaatgtatataatattgTTGTACATAAAATCTCTTCCAAATTAGGTATTACTTTGTATCAATTtaaatgtcttattttgacttttgatgtcttttttttacaactttgaccgtaaattaatttagttatacgttaatttatgtaaaatatataaatagattgagttttaaatgtattttttttattgatataactttaattAGGTATCATATTATACaaccaaaaatatttacggtcaaagtttgaAAAGAAAGACTTAGCAAGTCAaatttggacatttaaattagGACGGAGGAAGTAAAAAACAAGAGATAAAatgttatttatgtttttgatcCCAATTACTATCTCATTTCTTAAATAGATTTTTGAGAATATGTATTGTGAAAATTGGTACTGATGTAATATGAGAGGTAATTCCTACATAATGAGTTTTTGTCTATACATAAGTTAGTTATACTTTACGattatataatgcatatattgttgtatGGTAAAACAATATTATGTAAGGATCAATACCCATATAATATGGGTaatgatctgtacaccaccaaCTTTTAACTGTACACCACTAAACATGCATTAAGGTGTTATACAATACAATAATGTGAAACATGTTTGGTGGTGTACGGTAAAAAATAATGGTGTCAAAACATACACGTCAAAGTTTGCATTGttactttgttgtttcttctcctttttttttaagtagtAATCCATTTATTTGACAACAAATAATGGTCACTCGTCCACCAAACATTTGGGGTAATAGGCGGTAGGTAGCTACGTTCTTGGCAACGAATACATTTGGACTAAGTCTGTAGAATATATATGATTTCTATGGAAATAAACTATTCTTTTGTGGATCAATTGATAAAATGCTACTAGTGTGACTGTAACGAGTCTTGTCCGATACTGCTATCAATTTTTTAACTCCAAATTATCGTTTCTACGATGTGATTGCAAGTAAGGtggttttattaataatagCTTGGAACATTGATGAGGCGAGTGTTGACAACTCAATGTTTGAGACGCATCTTATAAACTAGAACGGTCCTTTCAGGCTTCCGGTTGTTAATGGATAGAAGGGGCAGTTTATGTGCAATAAACAATTTACTTGCATACTAATTTATGATCACTTTTCAAACTTTCAATTGTCATTTCCCTGTTGTATTGTATGACGTGATTATAAAAAACGAAATCATTTCCCACCATACCTCCATTACCGCAGTCATTTGTAATAGCTGTCAACTGAAAAGGCTTGCAAGCATACATGAGTTTACAACAGGACAGTAAATTGTTTCTAGAAGCGAGTATGATTTTGATGCGAGAATATCAACACACATATTGCAGCTCCTCTTTTGCTTAGCTTTTTATGTAGTGAAAGCACGTTTATGTTCAGCAATCCTCATGGGCTCTTTTCAATATTTTTAGTCAATTATATTGTTTAAATCACAATGAGCAAATAATTGACAGATTGAGTAAACAAAACATGTACAACTTAACTGCAACAAGTCAAAATCTTGGATGTAATAAGCTCAAAATGTTGAATATGCCAGTCCCTGAATATGCTAAAAACTCATTTATTTACAATAATGAACCAATTAATTTGTGCAATTAATAGAGCTATATAAATACTTTCAACTCCAGGTCCAAGCAAATCCAGCACTAGAATAGTGCACACAGAAAATAATTGCATTTCGATGTTAATTGCCAATGGGAGAAGGGAGATGTGATCATGTGAAGCCAATACAAAGGGGAATTACTATTAACATGTTTGGGAAATACAAGACCTGATGAGTGATGACAGTTGATTGTTATAGCTAATATCTAATTGTTGGATATTAACACCATGAGCGTCAAAAAAACACCGAACATGATCGATGATATGCTTTTACATCATCAAACTTCCTACAAAACTGCCAATTACGCCCTAAAATCTGTTAGAACTTAAAAATGGTCTTTTCTGTGGGGGAGTTTATCTGTTATTGACCTTTTGATTCATGACATCATGGTAATAGAGTAATACACACATGGGTTGACCAAGAATGCTAAAGAAGCACCAGAAGATGATATTTCCCACCTGATTGGACCATTTATAACAAGTTAACCAACAATAAAAgcaaattgatttaaaaagaaTAAGATGAGTTTTAGAAATTATAGAATACCATTGAGTTTTGGAACTTGTTCTGCAAGTAACTGGTGAGTAAGACCAATGGAACCTGATCAACAGATAGGTACATATAATTTAGATGTGGCAATTTCGACTCATTATAAAACAGGTGAAATGAGTAAAATAAAATCCTGGTTAAATAGGGAATGAGTCAAAAGTCTGCGATACAACTCCTAAATCGGCTTATTAGATTTACGGTCCCAGTAACACAGTTTTCTTTTATCATAGTTCATGCAATAATTAGTTCAGAAAAATGGACGAATAAGTGTTTTATGTCAACCCAATCCAACCCAACCTGTTAGGAGTTATGACCCAAACTCATTTACCTAAATCACCCATCCATACCCATCTTCAGTAACTGGTGTAAGATGTGAAaagcaaaaaattaaaaaattataaaaaaaaaaagagggaagGAAGAACGTTACCTGAAACATGATCCCTATGAAGGCCCAAAACTTGAAGATACGACAGGGAACAGCAATGCAAAGCTTTACGTAAAGAGGACCGGAACCAAAAAAGCCAGTGTAAGTAAATCATTTGAAACTAGATGCTTTGCAAGTTGCAACTAAAGATAAGGATTAGACATATACCTCATGGAACACAGCAGACATGAAAAATGCAACCAAAATGGCAGCACCCTGAATTCAATAGTGGCAAAATCCATTATATCCCATCCACAATGAGCGCACGCGcacacgcacacacacacatatcccaaaatcttttctttaaaaacacTACAACAGAATAGCAGCTGATTTACCTTGGGTATCCCATTACGCAAGCATGGAAAATAGAGATGCCTTACAATCCATTTATGAACCggctacaaaataatataaaagaaataaattacaatCCAACGTGCAAACTAACAAAAGAGGTAGGCAACCATTGTACAGAAAAGTTTTTCTAGTTATCCAACCAATATAGTATACATCTGCAATGAGCAAGATGTCTTTGCAgcaagaagaaaaacaagaggTAGCGAACAGTGAGTGCATTGGGTAAATGGATCAAAACGGACTTGGGTCAAAAAGAGATTTCTTTTGTGTGCCAATTCAGGTTGACCAATCAGTTTTTGTCTATCGTTTGTATTGTGTAAGTAGTTGATGTTTAAGTTAATTATGATTGAAACTATATAACCAAAGTACGATAAAACTTGTATACAGAAAATGATTCAGAACATCCTAATTCCTAAGCATTTAGATAAAATTTAGAGGCTTTTTGGCCCACATTTGGTGTGCTCTGTTAAAGGTTAAAATTgtcaaagaaaaacatatcaAGTAGAATAGCTAGAGGCTTACCATATTCCAAAGTCTCCAATACTAGAACAGCACCCATTGAGAAAATAAGCATAAGCAAAATCAGCAACCAATGTAGCAATGCAACAAAAAACAATACTAGAACAAAAAAGATAGTGATAGCAAATACATCACACCTCTTCAACGGTTTGGGCATTCCACCAATCTTTATAAAACTCGCGATCCCCGAATCGAAGAAGCTCCGCAAGTATATTTAACCTACATGGCAGTAAATgttatatgaaagatgttgCTGCACAAAAACTATCTCTAAAGTCATTTATCAATTATTTCTAAAGAAGCTAAGAATATCATAATTCATGTGTCTATaaatgttattaattatatattatttttttcttatgaaaatttgaattataatttaaatttagaataaaagataaaaaatatattactataAATAGAACAACATGACAACAGTTAATTTTATACATTGATATATTTAAACGAATAATGTTTTCTTCCTGATTTGAATTCATCAATTGTTTTCCATAACTAGACTTTTGGAGTAACACTACAAAGATTTGCCCATATTGACCTGGACCCATTTTGACCGGTCCGTCTTGATCCGTTTTCAAAATTACTTGTACTGAATCTAACCCGTTTTGACACGTCACCCAACCCGATCCCCACCCATACATCTTGCCGCCTCTACTCACaagcattgtacaggtttactAGTGGCAATATGGGTGGATCGGGGAACGGGTCACCACAGGTTCAGGTTGAAACAGATCAGTTTTTTATAACAGGTCAAATTAGGCTGGATGAGATTCCCATGTATTGTTTTTCTAGAATTTATTAGCAACAACTAAGGTCTTGATTAACATTACAAACCAATTTTGAACAGAACTTAGGAAGCCGTATGTATTAAAAGCAGATTTTATCGAACTTTCAACCTGTTTGTTGAGCCACACCTGTGTTggcaatttttttaaaattggactTGTTGGGGATGCAACATACCCCAAATATAAGCATTCTTAAGTAAATTGCTCTAAACCCACCTCAAGTAACCCACCTCTAGTTTTagcttttaaaagaaaaagtgaaaagtataaaattttgttaaatattaaaaacagaAGACTTACCAAAGGTGAAAAAAGCAGTAGAACATACAGAGCCAAACGTATAGATTTGGAACTGAAAGCTTTAACACCCGCTCAATAGCATATAGAATGTCTCCTTTTAATGGATGTCTAGAGTTTTTGACAATTGGATTGATATACTGTAGAAAGACATGGCAAGATTCAGATACGGAAGCAATAGAGATGAGTTCAGAAAACTGAGACGACTTACCTGTTCAATGATGAATCCCATAAACCCTGTAAATATTACTAGCTTGATCAGTTGACGTAACACCCAACCCTTTCGAATAAATGCAGTGCGAGGATAGCTTATCTACAAGTAAAAATGCACTCAATATCATGACGCAGAATAAACTATTGATATTCATTTATCATGGAAGgatgaaataactaaaacaaGAATAGAAGTGTTCAAATGCAGAATTAAATTACAGTCATATGGTAACATAGACCCTTTTCTTCTGTTTCTTAACATGCAAATAAAACTACAATCCGATTTTAATTAGATAACAACTAATCATGATTTTGTCTGCTGACGGATatgtaaaatattttcaatcaacCTTGATTGATTTTCAATAGAGATGGATGGTACCAGGGCTCCAAGAAGCAAAATGCATAAAAATGGTCAATCATAGTTTTTTTCGCATTAGATTTATAACATTAGTATGTGAGCCATcacaaaatttcaaattttatgtatatatatttaccaaGTAGTATCCAATTCCCACAATGAGATGACAACAAATGATACTTAATTTTGCCTCCAGCTGGCTTTAAACACATTTTCAATCAACCTAACTTATTTTTCCGTAGACAATGTTGTAAAACTCGTCCGACTCAGCCGGGTACACAAATTTGACTCATAACTCGGCAGTAATGGGTTGATTCAGGCCGACTCGGACTAAACTCAGCCAAACGGGATCAGACTCTGGTCAATACAGGTCAAGCTCAGCCGTCTCGGCTCAAAACTTTGATCAAAGTGATACAATCAagattattaaataatattagttttataattattattattaggtaaGTGAccaagtgttatatatatattctataaaatattattatttattattatttagttagcttgttaaccaagctataggATTAGCATAAACGGAAGGACTATTAGTACCACAAATATCAAAGCATCTACAAAAAATGTGCTATACTGGATTGTACACTGTGCAGGAAAAGATGTTCTTagtggtaaattaatcaaaaacattGGCACAACTATCACTTCCCTAGTATAAATAGAACATTAGGGTTGTAACTCTATCATGTGTGGTATATTATTCAAATTTTTATTGTTCTTCTTTGTCAAATTTGGGAGTTCAATGGTTCTCGAATACCAGCCTCTCAATCTATTCATTCTTATCATACCATACAAGCATTTGGTTCATATCACAAATGtggtcaaaacaaaattaaatacatttttaataaaacccTAAACTGGTTTAAGCTTATGTTCCTAAACATCTAAGTTAGAACTTTGAAATATTATGTAAATGTTTCCAAACAATCATGTATGAACTTGAAGTTTTTATTCAATTCCTGTATTCTAAATTTCTATTGCAAACTGACATATACATAGAATCCCAAACTAGGTACCACGAGTTGAGTACAAGTTTTAATAACTTGCGACTCCCCGGTCCCCTCTCGCCGAGTCAAGTCCGGGTGACCAGGTCACAAGTTTTACAACCTTGTTCACAGAGCTGGATGGCACCATGCTCCAAGCAGAGTTATAAGCAGGGTTGTAAAATTCGATCGCCGACTCGTGACTCGGTGGGTAAATGGGTCAAGTCAGGCGGACTCGGGCTACAACTTCAGTCAATGGCGGTCAACGGCGGTAAACGGTCAAAACTGCTCGGATCCGTCTCAAAGTGAGTCTCAAAGTCAGATGTTACAGCCAGAGATAAGAAAAACAAGCCATAAAGAAATCTGGCCTTAATGGAGAAGTAGAGATAAGATGGAGATGTAAAAGAGGAAGGTTTTTTTGGACTAAGAGAAAGCGGATTTTGTTGAATGATGTAA
The sequence above is drawn from the Erigeron canadensis isolate Cc75 chromosome 4, C_canadensis_v1, whole genome shotgun sequence genome and encodes:
- the LOC122595670 gene encoding IQ domain-containing protein IQM1-like — its product is MLDTTTSLSFKNLLQQLKTPEPRGSDIKTGGLTSPGSTVFFSPRPVSEVNAAATRVQKVYKSYRTRRNLADCAVVIEELWWKALDFAALDHSSVSFFNVEKPETATSRWARARTRAAKVGKGLSKNEKAQKLALQHWLEAIDPRHRYGHNLNIYYDLWFGSESSQPFFYWLDVGDGKEINLEKCSRARLQQQCIKYLGPNERESYKVIVENGKLIYRQSGLLLETLEGSKWIFVLDTSKNLYVGQKKKGLFQHSSFLAGGATTAAGRLVAHGGILEAIWPYSGHYLPTEENFRDFIYFLEENNVDLTNVKRCSVDDDDMGFSFKVTQPETRPKPLVIPRTRPQDILRSPTNAKCAITPTFIQGINAAPISARFQEPNHYSSKWTSGTGPRIGIVRDYPTELQFRALEQVNLSPRIAQGSFGPIPSPRPCPNVRLSPRISYMGLPSPRTPITAKLI